From Rubrivirga sp. SAORIC476, a single genomic window includes:
- the rpsP gene encoding 30S ribosomal protein S16, which yields MSVKLRFRRMGRKQHPVFGLVATDARSPRDGRFIEDLGRYEPVAEPARVKFNADRILYWLGQGAQPSDTVRNLLQKEGILMRWSMTRAGASAEEIETAVEEFKARRAEKAASTGKKTRAERRAEALEAEKAAAKERAAELAKARAEREAELQAQREAAEAEERAAAEAARAEAAAAAADSEALTEAADATPAAEETAAEEAPAEEPVAEAAPDETPEAAEEAVAEATPEAVAEEAPDAAEEQPAVEAETPEAVADETGGEVADQTDAAAAEDAPAVEEAPAAEEAPASEADKLTTVNGIGPKYSEILASAGITTFAALAETTVERLQEIITEAGSTTAGNEETWPTQAGFLAKDDTEGFDAYVESLKA from the coding sequence TCGCCCCGCGATGGTCGCTTCATCGAGGACCTCGGCCGCTACGAGCCCGTCGCTGAGCCCGCGCGCGTCAAGTTCAACGCCGACCGCATCCTGTACTGGCTCGGCCAGGGCGCCCAGCCGTCCGACACGGTCCGCAACCTGCTCCAGAAGGAGGGCATCCTCATGCGCTGGTCGATGACTCGCGCGGGTGCGTCCGCCGAGGAGATCGAGACGGCCGTGGAGGAGTTCAAGGCGCGTCGCGCCGAGAAGGCCGCCTCGACCGGCAAGAAGACGCGCGCCGAGCGCCGCGCCGAGGCGCTGGAGGCCGAGAAGGCCGCCGCCAAGGAGCGCGCCGCCGAGCTCGCCAAGGCCCGCGCCGAGCGCGAGGCCGAACTCCAGGCCCAGCGCGAGGCCGCCGAGGCCGAGGAGCGCGCCGCCGCCGAGGCCGCCCGCGCCGAGGCCGCCGCCGCCGCCGCCGACTCGGAGGCCCTCACGGAGGCTGCCGACGCCACCCCGGCTGCCGAGGAGACCGCGGCCGAGGAGGCACCCGCCGAGGAGCCGGTCGCCGAGGCCGCCCCGGACGAGACGCCCGAAGCCGCCGAGGAGGCCGTCGCAGAGGCGACCCCCGAGGCCGTTGCCGAGGAAGCCCCGGACGCCGCCGAGGAGCAGCCCGCCGTCGAGGCCGAGACCCCGGAGGCCGTGGCCGACGAGACGGGCGGGGAGGTCGCCGACCAGACCGACGCCGCTGCCGCCGAGGACGCCCCGGCCGTCGAGGAGGCTCCCGCTGCCGAGGAGGCCCCCGCTTCCGAGGCCGACAAGCTGACCACCGTCAACGGCATCGGCCCGAAGTACTCGGAGATCCTCGCCAGCGCGGGCATCACGACGTTCGCGGCGCTCGCCGAGACGACCGTGGAGCGCCTCCAGGAGATCATCACCGAGGCCGGGTCCACGACCGCGGGCAACGAGGAGACCTGGCCGACCCAGGCGGGCTTCCTCGCCAAGGACGACACGGAGGGCTTCGACGCCTACGTCGAGTCCCTCAAGGCGTAG